The Candidatus Eisenbacteria bacterium genome includes a region encoding these proteins:
- a CDS encoding FlgD immunoglobulin-like domain containing protein — translation MKWSLRGLLLLLVLLLSSPCSALVIFDFEQMYFFEKNYRVKDHCFVKIDTLYHLYYIRAPLAPDGPQFEDSLGHAISTDLIHWTILPPVISVQPGTWENEAVWAPHVIQGLDMKYYMFYTGVNSSIAQATGLATSTDGFTWIKWPGNPVYIPDTTWAQWSTNSWSDCRDPFIFFENGLYYMLITTKSKTGQATIACATSTDLVNWTDRGPICAHEGRRPADPMESPFLVKKFNKYHLFFSVYEADGTSYLSSDSLLSGWDFSERTLVDRGGGAEVFGVEQTQLFSRYKTFNVQRTEWYAVKIDTLLWENGLPVVRINHPLSKDWLIVSGTAFTTQPTFGDNTFLRSGITSGLEGNCWVGTYEKFMGPLQPAGAFAGDSQGDKAIGELRSRSFMLEGSTINLLVGGGYKPDSAFVALCDGCDDAVIFSETGKNSETMDLRTWDVSQMRGRWVYLKIVDASTTAFGHINVDNIVETGQGLDWPEGPPVTVTRPNGGELWEEGTRQSILWKVSSWNANPIGTVSISLTTNGGRSYVPIATDVSSRPPFYCILPNTPSDFCRVRVTFKNEFARSCDESDQNFTIVDKTPPSVSVLPPSRRSNVSGFISGSDTLFAGNPAVISWVTQDNGTIDSTGIYLSVDGGNSYPYCIISGYRYSSPYVWRVLGISSDNCRIKICAFDHGLNVGTGESSIFKIIWASDVSSREASEASLGFSLGASPNPFGRSTTVSVSLPSSRAVRVDVFNVNGDLVKTLFSGQVPVGKHSIVWDGTGRDGANVPSGIYLVRAASGSESLMRKIVLLR, via the coding sequence GTGAAATGGTCGCTCCGAGGGCTTCTGCTTCTCCTTGTGCTTCTTTTGTCTTCCCCCTGTTCTGCTCTGGTCATCTTTGACTTTGAGCAGATGTATTTCTTTGAGAAGAACTACAGGGTGAAGGACCATTGCTTTGTCAAAATTGACACTCTCTATCATCTCTATTACATCAGAGCTCCTCTCGCCCCTGATGGACCTCAATTCGAAGACAGCCTCGGCCATGCAATCTCGACCGACCTGATCCACTGGACAATTCTCCCGCCTGTCATCTCTGTCCAGCCAGGCACCTGGGAAAATGAGGCAGTCTGGGCCCCACACGTAATACAGGGCCTGGACATGAAGTACTACATGTTTTACACGGGGGTCAATTCCAGCATAGCCCAGGCCACGGGTCTTGCAACCTCAACAGACGGATTCACATGGATCAAATGGCCGGGTAACCCCGTCTACATCCCTGACACAACCTGGGCACAATGGAGTACAAACTCCTGGTCCGACTGCAGAGACCCGTTCATATTCTTCGAAAACGGCCTCTACTATATGCTCATCACAACCAAGAGCAAGACCGGCCAGGCAACAATCGCCTGCGCAACCTCAACCGACCTCGTCAACTGGACCGACAGAGGCCCAATCTGTGCTCATGAGGGCCGCAGGCCGGCTGATCCTATGGAGTCCCCTTTTCTTGTGAAGAAGTTCAATAAGTACCACCTTTTTTTCTCGGTGTACGAGGCAGACGGGACATCTTATCTTTCTTCGGACTCCTTGCTCTCCGGGTGGGATTTCTCAGAAAGGACGTTGGTTGACCGTGGCGGTGGCGCCGAGGTTTTCGGTGTGGAGCAGACTCAACTGTTCTCAAGATACAAGACATTCAACGTTCAGAGGACGGAGTGGTACGCAGTGAAGATAGACACCCTTTTGTGGGAGAACGGGCTTCCCGTGGTCCGGATAAATCATCCATTGAGTAAGGATTGGCTGATCGTCTCAGGGACTGCTTTTACGACCCAGCCGACCTTCGGAGATAATACTTTCCTCAGGTCAGGAATTACTTCAGGGCTTGAGGGTAACTGCTGGGTTGGGACGTACGAGAAATTCATGGGACCGCTTCAGCCCGCCGGAGCATTTGCAGGAGATTCTCAAGGGGATAAGGCAATAGGAGAACTTAGGTCGAGGAGTTTCATGCTTGAAGGGTCAACAATCAATCTTCTCGTCGGCGGCGGATACAAGCCGGATTCGGCTTTTGTCGCGCTTTGTGACGGATGCGACGACGCGGTGATTTTCTCTGAGACTGGAAAGAACTCTGAAACGATGGACCTGAGAACCTGGGACGTGAGTCAAATGAGGGGGCGGTGGGTGTACCTGAAGATTGTGGATGCTAGCACCACTGCCTTCGGCCACATAAACGTCGACAACATTGTCGAGACGGGTCAAGGTTTGGACTGGCCGGAAGGCCCGCCCGTCACAGTTACCCGGCCCAACGGAGGAGAGCTGTGGGAAGAAGGAACGAGGCAGTCCATATTGTGGAAAGTGTCCAGCTGGAACGCAAATCCGATCGGCACTGTATCGATTTCCCTGACAACGAATGGCGGGAGAAGCTACGTTCCGATAGCCACAGATGTCTCGAGCAGACCTCCTTTTTACTGCATTCTGCCGAATACGCCCTCGGATTTTTGCCGGGTCAGAGTGACGTTCAAGAATGAGTTCGCAAGATCCTGTGATGAGAGCGACCAGAATTTCACGATTGTCGACAAAACTCCCCCGTCAGTCTCAGTCCTGCCTCCATCCAGACGCTCTAACGTCTCCGGTTTCATCAGCGGGAGCGATACCCTCTTTGCCGGGAACCCGGCAGTGATTTCGTGGGTGACCCAGGATAACGGAACCATCGACTCGACCGGCATCTACCTCTCCGTTGATGGCGGGAACAGCTATCCCTACTGCATAATCAGCGGCTATCGCTACTCATCGCCTTATGTTTGGCGCGTTCTGGGCATTTCTTCCGACAACTGCAGGATCAAAATCTGTGCATTTGACCATGGGTTGAACGTGGGCACCGGAGAAAGCAGCATCTTCAAAATCATCTGGGCATCGGACGTTTCCTCACGGGAAGCGAGTGAGGCAAGCCTTGGTTTTTCTCTGGGCGCATCGCCCAATCCGTTCGGCCGCTCTACCACGGTGTCAGTTTCTCTGCCTTCTTCGCGTGCCGTCAGAGTGGATGTCTTTAATGTGAACGGCGACCTCGTGAAAACACTCTTTTCAGGCCAGGTGCCCGTAGGAAAACACAGCATCGTCTGGGACGGAACAGGCCGCGATGGGGCCAACGTACCCTCAGGGATCTATCTTGTCAGAGCAGCATCCGGGAGCGAGAGCCTGATGAGGAAGATTGTCCTCCTCAGGTAG